The Romeriopsis navalis LEGE 11480 genome includes the window GGCACCACCACCTTCGCCCATCCGCGTTGCCTCGTGATTGCCGAAACGGGTAGCCAGGTCAAACTGGTCGAGGAACACACCTCAGCGGATAAACACGATCCCTACTTCACCAACACCGTCACCGAAATCTATATCAGTGACAACGCCAAGGTAAATCACACCCGGGTCCAGTGGGAAAGCCCCATGTCTTACCATGTCGGCAAAACTGCTGTTTCCCAAGGTCGCGACTCGCAGTACGTTTGCAATGCGATCGACCTCGGGGCCACCATTTCTCGCCATAACTTGGAAGTCCACCAGCACGGTGAGCAAGCCGATACACAGCTCTACGGCTTAAGCCTGCTCGATGGCACCCGCACCGCTGATACGCACAGTCTGACGGCATTTAGCAAACCCCACGGCACAGCCAACCAATTACATAAGTGCATTGCCGACGACCAGAGCCACGGTGTATTTAATGGCAGCGTTTACGTTCCGAAGCTGGCCCAGGAGACGGACGCCGCGCAGCTCAGCCGTAACCTGCTGCTGTCGAACAAAGCCCGCATCGACACCAAGCCCGAGCTAGAAATCATCGCTGATAACGTCAAATGTGCCCACGGTGCCACGGTGAGTCAGCTCGAAGACGATGAGGTGTTCTACCTCCAAAGTCGCGGCATTGCGGAAGATGCGGCGCGGAAGCTACTGAAATTCGCCTTCGCGATCGAAGTGATCAACAAAATCCCGGTTGAATCGCTGCGGAATACGTTGACGGATACGATGCGCGCCATGTCTAACTAACGCACCATATTGTGATCCCCCCTCGCCCCCCTTCAAAAGGGAGGGATCGGATGTAAAAGTCCCCCTTTTGAAGGGGGATTTAGGGGGATCACAATCAAACATCTCACCGACAAAATCCACTATGACCCTCACCCAAGACAAACCACTGGCACTCCTCACCCGCCAAGACTTCCCCATCCTCAACCAGGAAGTCCACGGTAAGCCGTTGGTTTACTTGGACAATGCCGCCACATCCCAGAAACCGACGCAGATGTTGGATGCGCTGCGGCACTATTACGAATGCGACAACGCCAATGTCCACCGGGGCGTCCATAGCCTCAGCGCCCGCGCCACCGATGCCTACGAAGGCGCAAGGGATAAGGTGCAGAAATTTATCAACGCGGCCCACCGCGAAGAAATCGTCTACACCCGCAACGCCAGCGAAGCGATCAACCTCGTGGCCTATAGCTGGGGCTGGGCCAACCTGAAGCAAGGCGATGAGATTATCCTCACCGTCATGGAGCACCACAGCAACTTTGTACCCTGGCAAATGATTGCCCAGCGCACCGGGGCGGTGATTAAGCATGTACGACTGACGGAAACCGGCGAATTTGACTTTGAGCATTTCCAGTCATTGCTGGGGGATCGTACCCGCCTCGTCTCCGTCGTCCATGTTTCCAATACCCTCGGCTGTATCAATCCGGTGAAAGCGATCGCCGCTGAAGCGCATAAGTGGGGCGCAAAAGTCCTGATCGACGGCTGTCAGAGTACACCGCACATGCAAATCGATGTGCAGGATCTCGACTGCGATTGGTTTGTCGCGTCGGGTCATAAGATGTGTGCGCCGACGGGCATTGGATTCCTCTACGGCAAGCTGGATCTGCTCAACGATATGCCACCCTTCTTCGGTGGTGGCGAGATGATCAAAGATGTATTTCTTGATCACTCGACTTACTCCGGCTTACCACACAAATTTGAAGCGGGGACACCAGCGATTGCCGAGGCGATCGGGCTGGGTGCAGCGGTGGATTACCTCACAAATATCGGCATGGACAAAATCCATGACTACGAGGAACAACTCACCCGCTACCTCTACGAAAAAATTGCGACGGTTCCCGACCTTACCCTCTACGGTCCTAAGCCCCAAGCCGATGGTTCTGGGCGGGCAGCATTAGCGACATTTACGATCGCCGATCTCCACGCAAATGACCTTTCGACTTTGCTGGATCATGAAGGCGTTGCAATTCGATCGGGCCATCACTGCACCCAGCCGCTCCACCGCATTCTCAACGCTAACTCCACTGCACGGGCCAGCCTCTACTTCTACAACACCCGCGAAGAAATCGATACCTTTATTACATCGCTGATTGAGACGATCGACTTCTTCAAAAGCGTTGAAGACTAGTCCATATCGCTACTCTGAGTGATACTCAGCGCAGAAAAGTACCAGGATCGAGGCATTTTCTCCATTCCTTCCCTCGCTCACATCACCTCTAATAAAGCTATGCAAAGCAAGTAGCAAAGCTGATTTGAGTGAAATGGGAGACAACCTTGATGAACAATTCCAATCGCCGATTTACCCAGTGGCTAAGTCGCGGCGGATTAGCCGTCATTGCTGGAGCCAGCCTGCTCACATCACCAGTACTCAGCGCTGAGACCGATCTTGGACAAGGTGTTATTCCCCTCAAGTCACCAGCGATAATCCAACGGGCTATAAGCCCAAATCTTTCACCAACAAATCAGGAGCAAATAATCAAGGCGACGGTCAAGAAGTTTTATCACGCCCTGAGTAATGGTGGTACGGTCAGTCTCGATGATCTAAATAGTTTCATGGCCGCAGATTGGCAATCAACGCCAGCTCCAGCCGGGGGTTCTAGCACAACCAAACTGCTCAAAAGTATGCAAGCCTTCAACCGCCTAATTCCAGACTTATCTTGGGAACCACAAGAAATGTTGGTTGATGGGAATCGGGTAATTGTTCGGAGTATTGCCTCCGGTACACCCGAGGGGAATTTCTTTGGTTTATCCACAGATGGGACCAAGTCTTTTCGGATTATGACGATCGACATACATACCGTTGAACAGGATAAACTCACAAGCGCATTCCATGTTGAAGATTGGCATGGTGCAATTCGGCAATTATCGCCCCAATGAATCAATGTCCAGCCACAGTCCGACTATCCCCCTCCATCACATCAGTCATCGCCCAACGTTGGCCTTGACGATCAAGCACTGGCAGCAAACTGATTTAGAAACATTGACCGCCGAACCACCCCACCGACATGATTTAAATGAAATCTATTTGGTCACCCAGGGTCATAGCCAGCAAGTCATCGACGACCAGCAATATAACTTTTCTAAAAATACATTGGGACTGATTGCCAAAGGCCAAATCCATAATGTATTAGCAATGCAGGACTGGGAAATATGGACAATTTTTTTTGATGACGATGTCCTAGCCGAACCACAAATCCAAGCACTGAAACATTCATTATTCAACTTTCGTTCACCGCATCAGTTCCACCTCAGTCCGATGGATCTGGGGCTGCTTGAAGCA containing:
- the sufD gene encoding Fe-S cluster assembly protein SufD; amino-acid sequence: MSNSPEPNVADILVVPEVGGTKANAKIDRTAYLANLLKLRQNSPFDWLTQTRDQAAAIAAELAIPSTRDEAWRFTDLTPMLKHEWQVAASDQALEACDSLVIPEAATRLVFMNGVFQADLSSTKGLPDGAFVGSLGQLNADQTSQVTQHLGRQTGAEEVFTALNTASFLDSAIVWIPRNTVVEQPIHLVFLSRTSGTTTFAHPRCLVIAETGSQVKLVEEHTSADKHDPYFTNTVTEIYISDNAKVNHTRVQWESPMSYHVGKTAVSQGRDSQYVCNAIDLGATISRHNLEVHQHGEQADTQLYGLSLLDGTRTADTHSLTAFSKPHGTANQLHKCIADDQSHGVFNGSVYVPKLAQETDAAQLSRNLLLSNKARIDTKPELEIIADNVKCAHGATVSQLEDDEVFYLQSRGIAEDAARKLLKFAFAIEVINKIPVESLRNTLTDTMRAMSN
- a CDS encoding SufS family cysteine desulfurase — encoded protein: MTLTQDKPLALLTRQDFPILNQEVHGKPLVYLDNAATSQKPTQMLDALRHYYECDNANVHRGVHSLSARATDAYEGARDKVQKFINAAHREEIVYTRNASEAINLVAYSWGWANLKQGDEIILTVMEHHSNFVPWQMIAQRTGAVIKHVRLTETGEFDFEHFQSLLGDRTRLVSVVHVSNTLGCINPVKAIAAEAHKWGAKVLIDGCQSTPHMQIDVQDLDCDWFVASGHKMCAPTGIGFLYGKLDLLNDMPPFFGGGEMIKDVFLDHSTYSGLPHKFEAGTPAIAEAIGLGAAVDYLTNIGMDKIHDYEEQLTRYLYEKIATVPDLTLYGPKPQADGSGRAALATFTIADLHANDLSTLLDHEGVAIRSGHHCTQPLHRILNANSTARASLYFYNTREEIDTFITSLIETIDFFKSVED
- a CDS encoding ester cyclase: MNNSNRRFTQWLSRGGLAVIAGASLLTSPVLSAETDLGQGVIPLKSPAIIQRAISPNLSPTNQEQIIKATVKKFYHALSNGGTVSLDDLNSFMAADWQSTPAPAGGSSTTKLLKSMQAFNRLIPDLSWEPQEMLVDGNRVIVRSIASGTPEGNFFGLSTDGTKSFRIMTIDIHTVEQDKLTSAFHVEDWHGAIRQLSPQ